The following are from one region of the Thermofilum sp. genome:
- a CDS encoding nucleotidyltransferase domain-containing protein: MSKFHPVRAREWVPVHYSEERWRTLEQLRCEAEKILSALAERNIKAFAVGSLARGDVTPSSDIDIHVNRYVPSFIIAASLAEHGLKVNHYEVVQATPETAVKIIAVIDERTSITIPASRLSKTEEEFGRFAGAVDLDGLHRGLRVPGVNKRLLLIVPTEYGHAERSVLGFERETANLLGISLETVQERVRVRTRRAVRARSGFFLHKVLPPDSSPEKTLLDLASKLPALRLKLTGVLT, encoded by the coding sequence GTGAGCAAATTTCACCCAGTAAGGGCTAGGGAATGGGTCCCGGTTCACTACTCTGAAGAGCGGTGGCGCACTCTCGAGCAGCTTCGATGCGAAGCAGAGAAGATTCTCTCAGCATTGGCAGAAAGGAACATCAAGGCTTTTGCCGTTGGTAGCTTAGCAAGAGGAGATGTAACTCCCAGCAGCGATATCGATATACACGTTAACCGTTACGTGCCCAGCTTCATCATCGCAGCCTCTCTCGCCGAACATGGGCTGAAAGTAAATCATTACGAAGTTGTACAAGCAACTCCGGAGACTGCTGTAAAAATAATCGCTGTCATCGATGAAAGAACTTCCATAACTATTCCAGCATCTAGACTGTCAAAAACCGAGGAGGAGTTCGGAAGGTTCGCCGGTGCTGTAGATCTCGACGGCTTGCACAGGGGGCTGAGAGTCCCCGGAGTTAATAAGCGGCTATTGCTCATAGTACCAACGGAGTACGGTCACGCTGAGCGGTCAGTACTCGGCTTCGAGAGAGAAACGGCTAATCTTCTCGGAATATCTCTAGAGACAGTGCAAGAGAGAGTTCGTGTGAGAACTAGGAGGGCCGTTCGAGCGCGCTCGGGCTTCTTCCTCCATAAAGTGCTGCCTCCCGACTCCTCTCCCGAGAAAACCCTCCTAGATCTCGCCAGTAAGCTTCCTGCCCTCCGATTAAAGCTCACAGGTGTACTGACCTAG
- a CDS encoding Sjogren's syndrome/scleroderma autoantigen 1 family protein, which yields MGEDKTTISRMALLLKSGATMLNELCPACRVPLFKLKTGDVLCPSCGQRFLLVSSDEEEMRARASLTLQALETTILEKIELLRMKAAGAESIEELVDVGRALATYLQVLELARRVRSGEQISPSKG from the coding sequence GTGGGAGAGGATAAGACCACGATCTCACGCATGGCTCTGCTCCTTAAAAGCGGGGCGACCATGCTGAACGAGCTGTGTCCGGCGTGCCGCGTTCCTCTATTTAAGCTGAAAACAGGAGATGTTCTGTGTCCCAGCTGTGGGCAGCGCTTCCTCCTAGTTTCTTCCGACGAGGAGGAGATGAGGGCAAGAGCCTCTCTCACTCTGCAGGCACTTGAAACAACCATTCTTGAGAAAATCGAGCTTCTCCGCATGAAAGCGGCGGGGGCCGAGTCTATCGAGGAACTTGTAGACGTGGGGAGAGCCCTCGCCACCTACCTTCAAGTGCTCGAGCTGGCGCGGAGGGTCAGGAGTGGTGAGCAAATTTCACCCAGTAAGGGCTAG
- a CDS encoding ZPR1 zinc finger domain-containing protein: MSSGELTDEMEVLSYYGKKLGEYSTQCPVCERGVMTVQEVEYEVPSLGPVLLVSKKCSKCGFRRSDIVPLRGGRRTRLYLRVETPAEYKTKVVRSPYAQVMIPELGMLMSPGAAAQTFITNIEGLLQIFLDALESYEVLEGVEVEPLKRKLKSIIESQSTSITVVLDDPEGVSAFIPEPGTRPLLVIEIVS; this comes from the coding sequence ATGAGCAGCGGTGAGCTAACCGACGAGATGGAAGTTTTAAGCTACTATGGAAAGAAGCTGGGGGAGTACTCGACACAGTGCCCCGTTTGCGAACGGGGAGTAATGACTGTTCAAGAGGTCGAGTATGAAGTACCCTCTCTGGGACCCGTATTGCTTGTGAGCAAGAAGTGCTCGAAATGCGGGTTCAGGCGAAGCGATATCGTTCCTTTACGTGGGGGTAGGAGGACTCGCTTATACCTTAGAGTAGAGACGCCGGCAGAGTATAAAACCAAAGTTGTGCGCTCGCCCTACGCTCAGGTAATGATTCCAGAGCTTGGGATGCTCATGAGCCCAGGAGCCGCTGCGCAAACCTTCATTACGAATATCGAAGGATTGCTCCAGATTTTTCTCGACGCTCTTGAGAGTTACGAAGTGCTCGAGGGAGTGGAGGTGGAACCTCTGAAAAGAAAGCTTAAAAGCATTATAGAGAGCCAGAGCACCTCCATCACGGTTGTCTTAGACGATCCGGAAGGTGTAAGCGCGTTTATTCCCGAGCCTGGCACGCGCCCCCTTCTCGTCATCGAGATAGTCTCGTAG
- a CDS encoding type II/IV secretion system ATPase subunit, which translates to MKLSLKKEHKDKKEEREAGVIFLPVKEDYKVIDEYWVSEPFAKVKIVEIPEAGNQRAYFVEEVQLTPQEQKAVSKLIDILSVELEPPASFDVELRDHIIKEARRLAEKYRSSVRGLSEESWNKVLYYIERDLVGYGPIEVLMRDYKLEDISCDGVDRAIHVWHRDYESIPTNIVFTSRDYLREFIVKITHMAGKHISAAFPIVDAMLPGRHRLAATYGEEVSPRGSTFTIRKFREKPLSIVELVESGNIDSWSAGYLWLMLENRMTLMVIGATAAGKTTLLNAIANFFKPGFKIVTIEETPELNLPHENWVQLVSRESYGLGESKAGEISLYDLVRLSLRYRPDYIIVGEVRGEEAFVLFQAMSTGHGGLSTMHADSLDRAVKRLTSPPMNVAPSYIPSLNIAMLSERTLLPNGGFGRRVKHIWEVEDYEKYREIVRWNPTKDKHEVVSESYHLKVLAEKLGRKVEDLLNEIQRRRVVVEWLRVKGIKETRDVFRYINQYYMYPEEVYAKAEEELKEQGLMPVPVKVKPRVTFEVAPPTPEAKPLLEAKRPAVLIPEKPLEVAAQPQESRTDLHQRTEYAERGGDVYQVSVSEEARAVLKAISVLGGEADHASLYSLTSLPRDAFSRALGELSVKRLVVPMLLYIDNKPAIGYKLTSDGVALAKKLGLAQS; encoded by the coding sequence ATGAAGCTAAGCCTCAAGAAGGAGCATAAAGATAAGAAGGAAGAGAGGGAAGCTGGAGTTATCTTCCTGCCGGTGAAGGAGGACTACAAAGTTATCGATGAGTACTGGGTTTCAGAACCTTTCGCTAAGGTGAAAATCGTCGAGATACCCGAAGCGGGTAACCAGAGAGCATACTTCGTCGAAGAAGTTCAGCTCACGCCGCAGGAGCAGAAGGCTGTGAGTAAGCTGATAGATATCTTAAGCGTTGAGCTCGAGCCGCCGGCTTCGTTCGACGTTGAGTTACGAGACCACATAATTAAGGAGGCCAGGCGCCTCGCTGAGAAGTACAGAAGCTCTGTGAGGGGGCTTTCCGAGGAGAGCTGGAACAAGGTGCTCTACTATATCGAGAGAGATCTCGTCGGCTACGGTCCTATAGAGGTCCTGATGCGCGACTACAAGCTAGAGGATATTAGCTGTGACGGTGTCGACAGGGCGATACATGTCTGGCACAGGGACTACGAAAGCATTCCTACGAACATAGTATTCACTAGTAGAGATTACCTAAGGGAATTCATCGTCAAGATAACCCACATGGCTGGGAAGCATATCTCGGCTGCTTTCCCGATAGTGGACGCGATGCTCCCGGGAAGGCACAGGTTAGCCGCCACGTACGGTGAGGAGGTCTCTCCTAGGGGTAGCACCTTCACGATAAGGAAGTTCAGAGAAAAACCGCTCTCGATAGTGGAGCTGGTCGAGTCGGGAAATATAGACTCGTGGTCGGCAGGCTACTTGTGGCTAATGCTCGAGAACAGGATGACTCTGATGGTCATCGGCGCGACAGCTGCTGGAAAGACCACGCTGCTCAACGCTATAGCGAACTTCTTCAAGCCCGGTTTCAAGATAGTCACGATCGAGGAAACACCCGAGCTGAACCTTCCGCACGAAAACTGGGTTCAGCTTGTAAGCAGGGAAAGCTACGGGTTAGGTGAAAGCAAGGCTGGCGAAATTTCCCTCTACGACTTAGTGAGATTATCGCTGAGGTATAGGCCTGACTACATCATTGTGGGTGAGGTCAGAGGTGAGGAGGCGTTCGTCCTGTTTCAGGCGATGAGCACGGGGCACGGAGGGCTTTCCACCATGCACGCAGACTCGCTGGATCGCGCGGTGAAGAGGTTGACAAGCCCTCCGATGAACGTTGCACCATCTTACATACCTTCGCTGAACATAGCGATGCTTAGCGAGAGGACGCTTCTGCCCAACGGAGGTTTCGGGCGCAGAGTGAAGCACATCTGGGAGGTTGAGGACTACGAGAAGTATAGGGAAATCGTGCGATGGAACCCCACCAAAGATAAGCATGAGGTCGTATCGGAGAGTTACCACCTTAAGGTGCTGGCCGAGAAGCTTGGAAGGAAGGTAGAGGATCTTCTCAACGAGATTCAGAGGCGCCGCGTCGTTGTCGAGTGGCTTCGAGTGAAAGGCATCAAAGAGACACGGGATGTCTTCAGGTACATAAACCAGTACTACATGTACCCTGAGGAAGTTTACGCTAAGGCAGAGGAGGAGTTAAAGGAGCAAGGTCTCATGCCGGTGCCGGTTAAGGTTAAGCCGCGGGTTACCTTCGAGGTTGCTCCTCCAACTCCGGAGGCGAAGCCTCTCCTTGAAGCGAAGAGACCGGCAGTACTAATTCCGGAAAAACCCCTTGAGGTCGCAGCTCAGCCGCAGGAGAGTCGTACCGATCTACACCAAAGGACAGAGTACGCGGAGAGAGGGGGAGACGTCTACCAGGTAAGCGTGAGCGAGGAAGCACGCGCAGTGCTGAAAGCGATATCCGTGCTGGGAGGTGAAGCAGACCACGCATCGCTCTACTCGCTCACATCGCTACCTAGGGATGCTTTCTCCAGGGCGCTCGGCGAGCTCAGCGTGAAGAGGCTTGTAGTGCCGATGCTTTTGTACATCGATAACAAGCCGGCCATCGGGTATAAGCTTACTTCGGACGGAGTAGCTTTAGCGAAGAAGCTTGGCCTCGCTCAAAGCTGA
- a CDS encoding type II secretion system F family protein: MASLDAIAYSVFGWAGEALVKTFPWLKDDIASADMRVYPAAYASRCIFLALLAAGVGVVFDVPISLALSRVGFGLIQLSLVSVSIPLLLFLAVFGLGIIYPKLKVSNRTSRFDLEVPYLSVYITVMATGGISPYTSFERLAKAPKTLFQEVRKEALRFFMRVRAMGQDPLTAIEESAKGVPHEGYKQLMLGYAATLRSGGDVVHYLQRQTEVMLRERVSQIRIIGERIGALLEAYMAVVLLTSMTIYVLYVVNMALAQAGFGLEQGSMQFVLVSYIVMPLMSGLFIYLADVMQPKYPIYDQAPYIVYFSVGLPITVFLFICCVLPFVAPPPLSTILKTTFRPFVTSIEMFSRALGLGRGYESGVGMVVALSLGLIPGMVVDIISTMKFGGIQYGLTRFLRDLVEVRKTGLSPEKCIINLRQRDYGRFTPYLRDIAKQVGWGVPLSKIFERFSRGMKNWFALISMFLLVESIEVGGGTPQTLEALASYAETLEHVEKEKRASLRPLMLMPYVGALITTTVVLILVSFMGSMMRFAGAAISVEQLVSTFLPPVMINSYLMGLAAGKISSERVSAGFKHALLLTLANLVAMILAPQITAGLMPAL; this comes from the coding sequence ATGGCGTCTCTAGACGCTATCGCGTACTCGGTGTTCGGGTGGGCTGGAGAAGCGCTAGTCAAGACATTTCCATGGCTGAAGGATGATATAGCCTCCGCTGATATGAGAGTTTACCCTGCCGCTTACGCATCTAGGTGTATTTTCCTGGCTCTCTTAGCCGCCGGCGTGGGGGTAGTATTCGACGTGCCTATATCGCTCGCTCTGAGCAGAGTAGGTTTCGGGCTTATACAGCTATCACTCGTGTCTGTTAGCATTCCTCTCCTGCTGTTCCTGGCGGTATTCGGGCTGGGCATCATTTACCCTAAGCTTAAGGTCAGCAACAGGACCTCGCGGTTTGACCTAGAGGTCCCCTACCTCTCAGTGTACATCACAGTTATGGCTACCGGCGGCATCTCGCCCTATACGAGCTTCGAAAGACTAGCTAAAGCCCCCAAGACGCTTTTCCAGGAGGTGAGGAAGGAGGCTTTACGTTTCTTCATGAGAGTTAGAGCTATGGGGCAGGACCCCCTTACGGCTATCGAAGAGAGCGCTAAGGGGGTTCCCCACGAAGGTTACAAGCAGCTCATGCTGGGGTACGCAGCGACTTTACGCTCCGGAGGCGATGTTGTCCACTACTTACAGAGACAAACAGAGGTTATGCTTAGGGAGAGAGTCTCTCAAATACGCATAATCGGAGAGAGGATAGGAGCTCTCCTGGAAGCCTACATGGCTGTAGTTCTCCTGACATCAATGACCATCTACGTTCTATACGTCGTTAACATGGCACTAGCGCAAGCTGGCTTTGGTTTAGAGCAAGGGTCGATGCAGTTCGTCCTTGTCTCTTACATCGTGATGCCTCTCATGTCAGGTCTCTTCATTTACCTAGCTGACGTGATGCAGCCGAAGTACCCTATCTACGACCAGGCACCGTATATAGTATACTTCAGCGTAGGCTTACCTATTACAGTGTTTCTCTTCATATGCTGTGTTCTGCCTTTCGTCGCTCCACCACCTCTATCTACTATCCTTAAGACGACTTTTCGGCCGTTCGTCACCTCGATCGAGATGTTCTCCCGTGCGCTGGGTCTCGGGAGAGGATATGAAAGCGGAGTAGGCATGGTGGTAGCGCTGTCTCTGGGGCTCATACCCGGTATGGTTGTCGATATCATCTCGACGATGAAGTTCGGGGGAATACAGTACGGTCTGACCAGATTCCTCAGGGATCTGGTAGAGGTGCGCAAGACAGGCCTTTCGCCGGAGAAATGCATAATCAACTTGCGGCAGCGAGATTACGGGCGTTTCACACCCTACCTGAGGGATATCGCGAAGCAGGTTGGTTGGGGAGTTCCGCTAAGCAAGATTTTCGAGCGCTTCTCTAGAGGCATGAAGAACTGGTTCGCGCTAATATCTATGTTTCTCCTGGTCGAGAGCATAGAGGTGGGCGGCGGTACACCGCAAACCCTCGAGGCTTTAGCCAGCTACGCGGAAACTCTGGAGCACGTCGAGAAGGAGAAACGCGCGTCACTGAGGCCTCTCATGCTCATGCCTTACGTAGGAGCGCTGATAACTACAACTGTCGTGCTAATTCTCGTCAGCTTCATGGGATCTATGATGCGCTTCGCGGGAGCTGCGATCTCTGTCGAGCAGCTGGTTTCAACGTTTCTGCCTCCAGTCATGATAAACAGCTACCTTATGGGCTTAGCAGCTGGAAAGATAAGCTCCGAGAGGGTATCTGCAGGATTTAAGCATGCACTTCTGCTGACTCTAGCCAACCTCGTAGCTATGATTCTGGCACCGCAGATAACCGCAGGTCTCATGCCTGCCCTCTAG
- a CDS encoding adenylate kinase family protein — MAIVVTGTPGVGKTTVAQELAKRLGLIYINLAELVISKKLYLYFDDSLKSYVVDVIKCRSYLSEVLSCREVLDTHVLDAIPPEKTRIVIVLRLNPLELKKRLQLRGYSGRKLSENVESEVLGVILSDAVSVFGENSVCEVDASGKSVEEIVSLLLDVVAAGKPSEKCRAGLVDWLKDYYWLLRREEQF, encoded by the coding sequence ATGGCTATTGTAGTCACTGGCACGCCTGGCGTCGGCAAAACCACCGTGGCGCAGGAGCTAGCTAAAAGACTTGGCTTAATCTACATTAATTTAGCTGAATTAGTCATTTCAAAAAAGCTTTATTTATATTTCGATGATTCATTAAAATCTTATGTTGTAGATGTAATAAAATGCAGGAGCTACCTGTCAGAAGTTTTGAGCTGCAGAGAAGTACTGGATACTCACGTGCTGGATGCTATTCCTCCAGAGAAAACCCGGATTGTTATAGTCCTTAGGCTCAATCCTCTGGAGCTTAAGAAAAGGTTGCAGCTACGCGGGTACTCGGGAAGAAAGCTCAGTGAGAATGTGGAGTCTGAGGTTCTCGGCGTAATCTTATCGGATGCTGTAAGCGTTTTTGGAGAAAACTCCGTCTGCGAGGTGGATGCTAGCGGCAAGAGTGTAGAGGAGATCGTGAGCCTGCTTTTGGATGTGGTGGCAGCTGGGAAACCGTCTGAAAAATGTAGAGCTGGGCTCGTGGATTGGTTGAAAGATTACTACTGGCTCTTGAGAAGGGAGGAACAATTTTAA
- the speD gene encoding adenosylmethionine decarboxylase, translating into MGGRARGVRRGGVGRHLIVEMYECDPLALDSVEAVKTALLDAAVASNSTVIGYEFYRFKPHGISGYVLIAESHISIHTWPELGYAAVDVFTCGEHTDPWKGLDMLKERFKARKMTILEIVRGIGAEDYVGYWSPAGALTGAKAVR; encoded by the coding sequence ATGGGGGGCAGGGCTAGGGGGGTGAGAAGAGGAGGCGTAGGGCGACACCTAATAGTTGAGATGTACGAATGTGATCCTCTAGCTCTTGATAGCGTTGAGGCGGTCAAAACTGCACTTCTCGACGCCGCGGTAGCTTCCAACAGTACTGTTATCGGCTATGAGTTTTACCGCTTCAAGCCCCATGGGATCAGCGGCTATGTCTTAATCGCCGAATCCCATATTTCGATTCACACTTGGCCAGAGCTCGGCTACGCTGCTGTCGACGTATTCACTTGCGGGGAGCACACGGACCCCTGGAAGGGGCTAGACATGCTTAAAGAGAGATTCAAGGCGAGGAAGATGACTATCCTCGAGATCGTCAGAGGCATAGGCGCCGAGGATTACGTAGGTTACTGGTCTCCTGCAGGTGCCTTGACGGGGGCCAAGGCTGTGAGGTAA
- a CDS encoding MBL fold metallo-hydrolase, with amino-acid sequence MAVRLKLLGAAKEVGRAGALLDVEGQFILLDYGVSLKGQEPEFPLPVQPRSLSAAALSHAHLDHSGALPLLYVSAKPPLITTPLSLSLSELLIRDFMKLSKYYVPYEFAEVESMRENSVPLVYAEGFEQGGLTLRLVDAGHIPGSAMVVIEAPSYTIVYTGDYALHDTCLLRQGDASVLAKADLIIMESTYAEFDHPPRDVVEREFISSLEEVLAKGGTVLVPSFAVGRAQEILCVLAKYDLSYPIYVDGMARAANELIAENIDLLREPSLFEKAVEEARVVRDWEDRKRAISSPSVIVSPAGMLRGGPSEFYMEKIMDDPKNAVFFVSFAIPETPARQVLETGVYSSPTKKGQVKARIEWFDFSAHCGRSELEATIKSSKRSASIVLMHGEEKPEQRLLEVSLSVGRKTYAPSLGEWLEIDL; translated from the coding sequence ATGGCGGTTAGACTAAAACTGCTAGGTGCGGCTAAGGAGGTAGGAAGAGCAGGGGCTCTTTTAGATGTTGAGGGCCAGTTCATCCTCCTGGATTACGGGGTTAGTCTCAAAGGGCAGGAGCCAGAGTTTCCGCTTCCGGTACAGCCGCGGTCTCTCTCGGCGGCAGCTCTCTCTCACGCCCACCTGGACCATAGCGGGGCACTGCCACTCCTCTACGTTTCGGCTAAACCTCCTTTAATAACCACCCCTCTCTCGCTTTCTCTGAGTGAGCTCTTGATACGGGATTTCATGAAGCTCTCGAAGTACTACGTGCCTTACGAATTTGCTGAAGTAGAGTCGATGCGCGAGAACAGCGTACCTCTAGTTTACGCCGAAGGCTTCGAGCAGGGAGGCTTGACGCTCAGGTTGGTGGATGCAGGCCATATACCGGGAAGCGCTATGGTGGTTATTGAGGCGCCATCGTACACAATAGTGTACACCGGAGACTACGCTCTTCACGACACTTGTTTGCTGCGCCAAGGTGATGCGAGCGTACTGGCTAAAGCTGACCTGATAATAATGGAATCCACCTACGCGGAATTCGACCACCCTCCAAGGGATGTTGTTGAAAGGGAGTTCATCTCCTCTCTTGAGGAAGTTCTAGCTAAGGGGGGAACGGTTCTCGTGCCGTCTTTCGCTGTGGGCCGCGCCCAGGAGATTCTCTGCGTGCTAGCTAAGTACGATCTGAGCTATCCGATCTACGTTGACGGTATGGCTAGAGCTGCCAACGAGCTGATAGCCGAGAACATCGACCTGCTCAGAGAACCCTCGCTTTTCGAGAAAGCCGTGGAGGAGGCAAGGGTCGTTAGAGACTGGGAGGATCGCAAGAGAGCTATCAGCTCGCCGAGCGTAATTGTCTCTCCGGCTGGTATGCTCAGAGGAGGCCCTTCGGAGTTCTACATGGAGAAGATAATGGATGACCCGAAAAACGCAGTTTTCTTCGTGAGCTTCGCGATACCTGAGACGCCCGCGAGGCAGGTGCTTGAGACCGGGGTGTATTCTTCTCCTACGAAGAAAGGGCAGGTAAAAGCCCGCATCGAGTGGTTTGATTTCTCTGCTCACTGTGGTAGGAGCGAGTTGGAGGCGACTATAAAATCTTCAAAGCGCAGCGCGAGCATAGTTCTAATGCATGGGGAAGAGAAGCCTGAACAGAGACTTCTAGAGGTTTCGCTGAGCGTAGGTAGAAAAACGTATGCGCCATCATTGGGCGAATGGCTAGAGATCGATCTCTAG
- the hsp20 gene encoding archaeal heat shock protein Hsp20, which translates to MSEFDEWFRRVRKLMEEMDKMFEEMVRGSLAFEGRGGRRVIGPYYYGFSVEIGPDGVPKVREWGNIKPGRIKPVITETIEPFTDIFDEGDRYRIIVDIPGVDKDQINIEGSEHSIIVSTEGERKYYKEIRLEDAIDPNTAKAQYKNGVLTITVEKKEKKRREPTTKIKIE; encoded by the coding sequence ATGAGCGAGTTTGACGAATGGTTCAGGAGGGTTCGGAAGCTGATGGAGGAGATGGATAAGATGTTCGAAGAGATGGTTCGTGGATCCCTAGCCTTCGAGGGGCGAGGGGGTCGGCGCGTTATTGGCCCCTACTACTACGGGTTCTCCGTAGAAATAGGGCCTGATGGAGTCCCGAAGGTTAGAGAATGGGGTAACATAAAGCCCGGCCGCATCAAACCTGTGATAACTGAAACCATTGAACCTTTCACCGATATATTTGATGAGGGAGATCGCTACCGTATAATTGTGGATATTCCTGGTGTAGATAAAGACCAGATAAATATCGAAGGTAGTGAGCATTCCATAATAGTGAGCACGGAGGGGGAGAGAAAGTACTACAAGGAGATTAGACTTGAGGATGCTATCGACCCTAACACTGCTAAGGCGCAGTACAAGAACGGGGTTTTGACGATCACGGTCGAGAAGAAGGAGAAGAAGCGGCGGGAGCCAACGACTAAAATAAAGATCGAGTGA
- a CDS encoding 30S ribosomal protein S27ae — MAHVHKLYDYDYKTGTIRLKNKKCPRCGSIMAHHQKPVERWACGKCGYTEFL, encoded by the coding sequence ATGGCGCACGTACACAAGCTTTACGACTACGACTACAAAACTGGAACTATCCGTCTTAAGAACAAGAAGTGCCCACGCTGTGGGTCGATTATGGCTCATCACCAAAAGCCTGTAGAGCGTTGGGCTTGCGGTAAGTGTGGCTACACCGAGTTTCTCTGA
- the kae1 gene encoding KEOPS complex N(6)-L-threonylcarbamoyladenine synthase Kae1: MVLGIESTAHTFGVGIATEEGRILANENSVYRPLFGGIKPSEAAEHHSKVAAEVLGAALRRSGLSLGEIDAIAVALGPGLGPCLRVGATLARYLAYLLRKPLVPVNHAVAHVEIARLDTGLADPVIVYVAGGNTIVTTFNEGRYRVFGETLDIALGNLMDTFAREVGLGFPGVPRVEELAKKGGNLLQLPYTVKGQDVSYSGLLTKALQLYQAGKYPLEDVCYSLVEVAYSMLVEVAERALAHTGKQELVLTGGVARSPLLASKLARMAEARGAKFAVVSEEYAGDNGAMIAYTGALAFSSGVTIEVEESRIRPLWRLDEVSIPWRR, from the coding sequence GTGGTTCTCGGCATAGAGTCAACTGCACATACCTTCGGGGTAGGAATAGCGACAGAAGAGGGGAGAATTTTAGCCAACGAGAATTCTGTGTACCGCCCTCTGTTTGGCGGAATAAAGCCCTCTGAAGCTGCAGAGCACCATAGTAAGGTAGCGGCAGAGGTTCTCGGAGCGGCGCTAAGGCGCTCGGGCTTATCGCTTGGGGAAATCGACGCTATAGCTGTGGCGCTTGGCCCCGGGCTGGGCCCTTGCCTGCGGGTTGGCGCTACTTTGGCTCGGTACCTTGCCTATCTGCTTAGAAAGCCGCTAGTTCCAGTCAATCACGCGGTAGCTCACGTGGAGATTGCGAGGCTTGACACGGGACTTGCTGACCCTGTAATCGTCTACGTGGCTGGTGGCAACACAATCGTTACCACGTTCAATGAGGGAAGGTATAGGGTCTTCGGAGAAACTCTGGACATCGCTTTAGGTAATCTTATGGATACTTTTGCACGCGAGGTGGGTTTGGGATTTCCAGGCGTGCCGCGCGTGGAAGAGCTAGCTAAGAAAGGGGGGAATCTTCTCCAGCTTCCTTACACGGTGAAGGGCCAGGACGTCTCTTACTCGGGTCTTCTCACAAAGGCTCTGCAGCTGTACCAGGCCGGGAAGTATCCCTTAGAGGATGTCTGTTACAGCCTAGTCGAAGTGGCTTACTCAATGCTCGTCGAGGTCGCTGAACGGGCGCTCGCTCACACGGGTAAGCAGGAGTTGGTGCTTACGGGTGGTGTTGCGCGGAGTCCGCTGCTAGCCAGTAAACTGGCACGCATGGCTGAGGCGCGCGGTGCTAAATTCGCGGTGGTCAGCGAGGAGTACGCCGGCGATAATGGCGCTATGATAGCTTACACGGGGGCCCTGGCTTTCTCGAGCGGAGTAACTATCGAAGTTGAGGAGAGCCGCATCCGCCCCCTGTGGAGGCTGGACGAGGTGAGTATTCCATGGCGTCGGTAG
- a CDS encoding Kae1-associated kinase Bud32, with translation MASVEPYLKVLQEMLDLKVRRVLGIGAEALLVEGDLNGLRVVVKYRVPKEYRDPALDTQLRRQRTSLEAKLLCKAAEAGVRVPDVVYVDGEEGVLVLSYVQGTRMKELIDRAHERVAGYARELGLMVGRLHEHGIIHGDLTTSNVVISGDSVYLIDFGLGFFSKRVEDAGVDLHLFRRALESTHPGLVGLLYAEFVNGYREAREGERAEEVLRKAEEIRLRGRYVSERRLKAFWKG, from the coding sequence ATGGCGTCGGTAGAGCCTTACCTCAAGGTTCTTCAGGAGATGCTTGATCTTAAAGTCAGGAGAGTTCTTGGAATAGGTGCTGAAGCTCTCCTAGTGGAAGGGGATCTGAACGGGCTACGTGTAGTAGTAAAGTACAGAGTTCCCAAGGAGTACAGAGATCCAGCGCTAGACACGCAGTTGAGGAGGCAGAGAACCTCGCTCGAGGCCAAGTTGCTCTGCAAAGCCGCTGAAGCTGGCGTACGCGTTCCCGATGTTGTCTATGTTGATGGTGAGGAGGGTGTTCTCGTGCTGTCTTATGTGCAGGGTACCCGCATGAAAGAGCTTATCGACCGGGCTCACGAGCGTGTGGCGGGTTACGCTAGGGAGCTGGGGTTGATGGTCGGCAGGCTTCACGAACACGGCATAATACACGGCGACTTAACCACAAGCAATGTTGTTATCTCCGGTGATAGTGTGTATTTAATCGATTTCGGGTTAGGTTTTTTCTCGAAGCGGGTAGAGGACGCTGGCGTAGACTTGCACCTCTTTAGGCGCGCTCTGGAGAGTACGCATCCAGGTTTAGTGGGCTTGCTTTACGCTGAGTTCGTAAACGGCTACAGGGAGGCAAGAGAAGGGGAAAGGGCGGAAGAGGTCTTAAGGAAGGCTGAGGAGATAAGGCTTCGCGGCAGGTATGTCAGCGAGAGAAGACTCAAAGCGTTCTGGAAAGGGTGA